TGGTGGCTCTCGCCGTGGTTGCCCATCCTCCGCCTCTTCCACCCGGCCACCCTCCGGCCCATCCTCTTGGCTGCAGGTAGGACACGAGGGCCACCAAGACAACCCTGAGTGTCCCCAGGGCCATCCAGAGGTGTCACTGTGGCTGCCCCACTCACCTGGCCACGTCCTGTGGTGGCCACCAACCCAACCCCAAGGGTCTTCAGAGCCACCCAGAGGTCACCCTTGGCTGGCCTAGTGAGTGCCTGTGCCATGGTGGCCACCAACCTGTCCTTGAGGGTCCCCAGGGCCACCGAGAGGTGTCACCATGGCCAGCCCATTGAATGCCCAAATGTCCATGCCATGGTGGCCACCAACCTGTCCCTGAGGGTCCCTGGGGCCACCCAAAGGTATCACCATGGCCAGCCCAAATGTCATGGTGGCCACCAAACTCTCCCTGAGAGTCCCTGGGGCCACCCAAAGGTGTCCCCATGGCCAGCGCGGTGGCCTGGTTGTACCCAGGACCCCATCCCGTGGTGGTGATGGGTGCAGCAGCGGGGACACCCTCTCCCCAGGGACCCCACCCACCTTGCAGGCCCCAAGGGGACCCGGTGGCCCCCGGTGGCCCCCCGGTGACACCCCTCACCAGCCCCCACTCCGCTCTCTTGCAGCCGCCATCGCCCCCAAGGACCAGCTCTTCTACGGCTTCCTCAAGCCCTGGCTGGGtgagtgggtgctgggggggtggcgggggggttgtggggcagcacccatgggtgccccacgGACGGAGCCGGGTGTCGCGCTGCAGGGGATGGGCTGCTGCTGAGCCGCGGGCAGAAGTGGGCGCGGCACCGGCGCCTGCTGGCACCCGCCTTCCACGGGGACGTCCTCAGGTCCTACATGGGTGTCTTCAACCAGAGCACCCACCTCATGCATGTGAgcacccgctgcctgcacccgctgcctgcacccagacCCGCACCCACACCCCAACCTgcacccgctgcctgcacccagacCCCAACCTGCACCCGCTGCCTGcacctgctgcctgcacccacacCCTGTCCTgcacccgctgcctgcacccagacCTGCACCCACACCCTGTCCTgcacccgctgcctgcacccagacCCCAACCCgcacccgctgcctgcacccagacCCGCACCCACACCCTGTCCTGCACCCTCTGCCTTCACCCTGACCTGCACCCACACCCTGTCCTGCACCTGCTGCCTGCGCCCAGACCTTGTCCTGCACCCACTGCCTGCACCCAGACCCCAACCTGCACCCGCTGCCTGcacctgctgcctgcacccagacCCCTGTCCTGTAccctctgcctgcacccagaCCTGCACCCAAACCCCAGCCTGCACCCAGACCCATCCTGCACCCAGACCCCAACCTGcacctgctgcctgcacccagccctgcacccagccccCCATCCCTGAGCCAGCCCCGCAcccagcccctgtccctgcctgcaggcCAAGTGGCGGGCAGCGGCGCAGGCAGCGGGGGGCCCGgtggggctggaggtgctgcagcagctcagcctcCTCACCCTGGACACCCTCCAGAAATGCATCTTCAGCCACGAGAGCCACTGCCAGGAGTGAGTGTCACCCCGGGCCCTGCCGGGGGGGTGGCCCCGTCCCCCCTTCCTGGGGTCCCCCCACGAGGGACCCCCCTTCccctggctctgtcccctgcttgggtccccccccaccctggtTTGGTCCCCAGCTGGGGTCCCCCCTGGGCTTTGCCCCTATCAAGGTCCCCCCAGGgttcccccacccctcctgggGTCCCCCCTTAGTCCAGCTTTGCCCCCCATCAGCCCCCCCCAGGCTCTGAGTCCCCACCCTGGTCCCACCCCACCCTGGTCCCACATGTCCTCACGGGCAGGGGACCTTCTgccaccccatgtccccactgAAGCTCACTGTGGCCAGGGGGGTGGCCAGCCCTGGTGGCCCATGGTGGCCATCCCCAATGGCCCATGGTGGCCGCCCTTGGTGGTCCACGGTGGCCATTCTCAGTGGCCCACGGTGGCCATCCCTGGTGGGCCATGGTGGCTGTTCTCAGTGAGACACAGTGGTTGACCCCAGTGGCCCACAGTGGCCATCCTTGGTGGCACACAGTGGCTGTCCCTGGTGGCCCACAGTGGCCATCCTCAGTGGCCCTCAGTGTCCATTCCCAATGGCCCACGGTGGCCATCCTCAGTGGCCTGTGGTGGCCGTCCCCAATGGCCCACAGGATCCTCTGTGGCCTGTGGTGGCCATCCTTGATGGCCAACAGTGGCCATCCCCAGTGGTCCCCGGTACCCCACAGGCAGCCCAGCGAGTACATCAAGGCCATCCTGGAGCTGAGCACCTTGGTGGTGAGACGCCATCACCGCCTGCTCCATCACCCAACGTGGCTCTACCGCCTCTCAGCCGATGGGCGCCGCTTCGCCCGGGCCTGTGACACCGTCCACAGCTTCACCGCCGCCGTGGTGCAGCGCCGGCGCCAGGCCCTCGACCGCCTGGGCCACCAGGCCTGGCTGGAGGGCCACCAGGGACGGCCAATGGACTTCATTGACCTTCTCTTGCTCGCTAAGGTAGTGCTGGGGTGGGATGGTGTGGCCGTGGGGAGGGTTGGACATATGGTGGTGGCCATAGTGGCCTGGTGGTGGCCAAGAGGATGGTGGTAGCCGTGGCAAGGGCTGGCTGTAGGGTGGTGGCCATAGGGAGATGGTGACGACCAaggggctggtggtggccatGGAAAAGGTTGGCCATATGGTGGTGGCCCCAGGGGAACAGTGGTGGCCCAGGGGAGGGTTGGCCATAGACTGGTGGCCCCAGGGGCCCCTTGGTTGCCACGCTCACCCTTGCAGGACGAGGACGGCAACACCCTGTCGGATGAGGCCATCTCAGCCGAGGCTGACACCTTCATGTTCGAGGGTGAGGACGGGCCGCCAAGTGCCATTGGCGGGGTGGGGACTCCTGTGTCCCTTCGCTCACCCCTTGTCCCTGCAGGCCACGACACAACGGCCAGTGGCCTGGCCTGGCTACTCTACAACCTGGCCCACCACCCCCACTACCAGGAGCGGTGCCGCCAGGAGGTCCGCGAGCTCCTCAAGGGC
This sequence is a window from Strix uralensis isolate ZFMK-TIS-50842 chromosome 38, bStrUra1, whole genome shotgun sequence. Protein-coding genes within it:
- the CYP4F22 gene encoding ultra-long-chain fatty acid omega-hydroxylase; protein product: MAVAWALGPLGVVAIGTLLLALLLRWLWDAVVTVTRFRATCHQLRRFPQPPWRSWLLGHTGMGKSTEEGLQQVDELVAQYRYGCLWWLSPWLPILRLFHPATLRPILLAAAAIAPKDQLFYGFLKPWLGDGLLLSRGQKWARHRRLLAPAFHGDVLRSYMGVFNQSTHLMHAKWRAAAQAAGGPVGLEVLQQLSLLTLDTLQKCIFSHESHCQEQPSEYIKAILELSTLVVRRHHRLLHHPTWLYRLSADGRRFARACDTVHSFTAAVVQRRRQALDRLGHQAWLEGHQGRPMDFIDLLLLAKDEDGNTLSDEAISAEADTFMFEGHDTTASGLAWLLYNLAHHPHYQERCRQEVRELLKGRDVEEIEWEDLSHLPFTTMCIKESLRLHPPVTAVSRRCTEDIALRDGRVIPKGIICLLSIYGTHHNPDIWPEPQVYNPLRFSPENSQGRSPLNFIPFSAGPRNCIGQSFAMAELKVVTALTVTRFAIRPDTGRPPRRKTELILRAEDGLWLLLEPLPGVA